The following proteins come from a genomic window of Corallococcus sp. NCRR:
- a CDS encoding type I polyketide synthase: MSTDTPEVDGIAVIGLGGRLPGAKTIAEFWKNLTGGVESITFFTDEELIAEGADPAMVRAPNYVKARGTLGDTDQFDAAFFGMNPREAALMDPQHRVFLECAWEAMESAGYSPERQPGRVGVFGGMSMNTYLLSNLYSHLAHVASVESLQASIGNDKDSLTTEVAYRMDLKGPAVTVQSSSSTSLTCIHYACQSLLSFECDMALAGGVSIHFPEKAGYLYHEGGTTAPDGHCHTFDAEAAGFVAGHGAAVVALKRLSDALKDGDTVYAVVRGSAVNNDGSQKVSYMAPAVAGQAEVIALAQAVAGVDPDSIGYVEAHGTATKVGDPIEVAALTQAFRQGTDKKNFCALGSVKSNIGHLDSAAGAVGFIKAALTLHHKVIPPSLNFKTPNPACDFPNSPFYVNTELRDFPRGETPRRAGVTSLGMGGTNAHAILEEAPELPATDKARLPSQVVLLSARTEASLEVATDRLAAHLRENPNVDLADVAYTLQVGRKRFGKRRAVVARTTAELASALAERTPGRVFSGSAENSGRPVMFMFSGQGSQYVDMGRELYETEVLFRAQVDTCAEKLKPHLGLDLRTVLYPAAESRELASERLKQTGLTQPALFVIEYALAKLWESWGVTPHAMVGHSIGEYVAACLAGVFTLDDALALVAARGRLMQSLPAGSMLAVSLPEEHVTPMLPEGLSVAAVNSPATCVVAGPTPLIDAFVETLKLQGLASSRLHTSHAFHSAMMDPILDAFREAVRKVARKAPTKPYLSNVTGTWVTAEQATSPDYWAKHLRGAVRFADGVGELLKESDAILLEVGPGNTLVTLARQHPDKGAKHALINSLRHPKEQVADLDHVLATLGRLWLEGVEADWDAFRGGEKRRRIALPTSPFERQKHWVDPRKETAADGERAEWASADQKQPVARWFYLPSWQRALPSPQGTWSEKKATWWLLLPDDSNEGLGARLALKLGEAGQDVVRITPAAVTAKHDEHHWSLALGGEATVLEALTAQGRAPDHVLHLGTLGLGDAHGEADFESALGKGFLGLLSLAQALGHQPGTRPVSLVAVTNRMQALGDEAPNPELATVLGPVRVIPQEYGHLSAKAVDVRLPNSGSWQETALVEALLSEAATPSKLETVIAYRGGARWVQHFEHVPADAPRAAQLPLRDGGVYLLIGGFGTLGFSHAKSLAKRAKAKLVLAGRTALPERSQWDAHLSAHGEDDAVSRRIRQVRELEALGAQVHTVSVDAGNKVQVKETVDVALTHFGALHGVVFAAGDVGQALFRAIPDTRPEDVRDTFHGRVRGLYALEEAVRGRALDFCVLSSSLAAVLGGLGLASYSAATSFMDAFATKQAQTSPVPWMSVGWDAWQYESRAGGAQSPFGALAITAAEGEDAFEQLFQLGAVSHVAVSTSNLRARARKWAQPAASQEKAEAKQDVGSSLGTTPRPALQNAYVPPRDELEEKIARLWQTTLGIDQVGVHDNFFELGGNSLVGVKLIARVREQFGVALPAVTLYEGPTVGALAKLLKAASGSEDTEAAPEETEALSRGERRRARRANRRGDSASDEE; the protein is encoded by the coding sequence ATGAGCACTGACACCCCCGAAGTGGATGGCATCGCGGTCATCGGCCTGGGTGGCCGGCTTCCCGGCGCGAAGACCATCGCCGAGTTCTGGAAGAACCTCACCGGCGGCGTGGAGAGCATCACGTTCTTCACCGACGAGGAGCTCATCGCGGAGGGCGCGGACCCGGCCATGGTCCGCGCGCCCAACTACGTGAAGGCCCGCGGCACGCTGGGCGACACGGATCAGTTCGACGCGGCCTTCTTCGGGATGAACCCCCGCGAGGCCGCGCTGATGGACCCGCAGCACCGCGTCTTCCTGGAGTGCGCGTGGGAGGCCATGGAGAGCGCCGGCTACAGCCCGGAGCGCCAGCCCGGCCGCGTGGGCGTGTTCGGCGGCATGAGCATGAACACGTACCTGCTCTCCAACCTGTACTCGCACCTGGCGCACGTCGCGTCGGTGGAGAGCCTCCAGGCGTCCATCGGCAACGACAAGGACAGCCTCACCACGGAAGTGGCGTACCGCATGGACCTGAAGGGGCCGGCCGTCACGGTCCAGTCCTCGTCCTCCACGTCCCTCACGTGCATCCACTACGCCTGCCAGAGCCTGCTGTCGTTCGAGTGCGACATGGCGCTGGCCGGCGGCGTGTCCATCCACTTCCCGGAGAAGGCGGGCTACCTGTACCACGAGGGTGGCACCACGGCGCCGGACGGCCACTGCCACACCTTCGACGCGGAGGCCGCGGGCTTCGTCGCGGGCCACGGCGCGGCGGTGGTCGCGCTCAAGCGCCTGTCGGACGCGCTCAAGGACGGTGACACCGTCTACGCGGTGGTGCGCGGCTCGGCGGTGAACAACGACGGCTCGCAGAAGGTCAGCTACATGGCCCCGGCCGTCGCGGGCCAGGCGGAGGTCATCGCGCTGGCGCAGGCCGTCGCGGGCGTGGATCCGGACTCCATCGGCTACGTGGAGGCGCACGGCACGGCGACCAAGGTCGGTGATCCGATTGAAGTCGCGGCGCTCACGCAGGCCTTCCGCCAGGGCACGGACAAGAAGAACTTCTGCGCGCTGGGTTCGGTGAAGAGCAACATCGGCCACCTGGACTCGGCGGCGGGCGCGGTGGGCTTCATCAAGGCGGCCCTCACGCTGCACCACAAGGTGATTCCCCCCAGCCTCAACTTCAAGACGCCCAACCCGGCGTGCGACTTCCCCAACAGCCCGTTCTACGTGAACACGGAGCTGCGCGACTTCCCTCGCGGGGAGACGCCGCGCCGCGCGGGCGTCACGTCGCTGGGCATGGGCGGCACCAACGCGCACGCCATCCTGGAGGAGGCGCCGGAGCTGCCCGCCACCGACAAGGCCCGCCTTCCCTCGCAGGTGGTGCTGCTGTCCGCGCGCACGGAAGCCTCGCTGGAGGTCGCCACCGACCGGCTGGCCGCGCACCTGCGTGAGAACCCCAACGTGGACCTGGCGGACGTGGCGTACACGCTCCAGGTGGGCCGCAAGCGCTTCGGCAAGCGCCGCGCGGTGGTGGCGCGCACCACGGCGGAGCTGGCCTCCGCGCTGGCGGAGCGCACCCCGGGCCGCGTGTTCAGCGGCAGCGCGGAGAACAGCGGCCGTCCGGTGATGTTCATGTTCTCCGGGCAGGGCTCGCAGTACGTGGACATGGGCCGCGAGCTGTACGAGACGGAAGTGCTCTTCCGCGCCCAGGTGGACACCTGCGCGGAGAAGCTCAAGCCGCACCTGGGCCTGGACCTGCGCACGGTGCTGTACCCGGCCGCGGAGTCTCGCGAGCTGGCGTCGGAGCGCCTCAAGCAGACGGGCCTCACCCAGCCCGCGCTGTTCGTCATCGAGTACGCGCTCGCGAAGCTCTGGGAGTCGTGGGGCGTGACGCCGCACGCGATGGTGGGCCACAGCATCGGTGAGTACGTGGCCGCGTGCCTCGCGGGCGTCTTCACCCTGGACGACGCGCTGGCGCTGGTGGCCGCGCGCGGCCGGCTGATGCAGTCGCTGCCCGCGGGCTCCATGCTCGCGGTGTCCCTGCCGGAAGAGCACGTGACGCCCATGCTGCCCGAGGGCCTGTCCGTGGCGGCGGTGAACAGCCCGGCCACGTGCGTGGTCGCGGGCCCCACGCCGCTCATCGACGCGTTCGTGGAGACGCTGAAGCTCCAGGGCCTGGCGTCCTCGCGGCTGCACACGTCGCACGCGTTCCACTCCGCGATGATGGACCCCATCCTGGACGCCTTCCGCGAGGCGGTGCGCAAGGTGGCCCGGAAGGCGCCGACGAAGCCGTACCTGTCCAACGTCACCGGCACCTGGGTGACGGCCGAGCAGGCCACGAGCCCCGACTACTGGGCCAAGCACCTGCGCGGCGCGGTGCGCTTCGCGGACGGCGTGGGCGAGCTGCTCAAGGAGTCCGACGCCATCCTGCTGGAGGTCGGTCCGGGCAACACGCTCGTGACGCTGGCGCGGCAGCACCCGGACAAGGGCGCGAAGCACGCGTTGATCAACTCGCTGCGCCACCCGAAGGAGCAGGTCGCGGACCTGGACCACGTGCTGGCCACGCTGGGCCGGCTGTGGCTGGAGGGCGTGGAGGCGGACTGGGACGCGTTCCGTGGCGGTGAGAAGCGCCGGCGCATCGCGCTGCCCACGTCCCCCTTCGAGCGACAGAAGCACTGGGTGGACCCGCGCAAGGAGACCGCCGCCGACGGCGAGCGCGCCGAGTGGGCGTCCGCGGATCAGAAGCAGCCCGTGGCCCGCTGGTTCTACCTGCCGTCGTGGCAGCGTGCGCTGCCGTCGCCTCAGGGCACCTGGAGCGAGAAGAAGGCCACCTGGTGGCTGCTGCTCCCGGACGACTCCAACGAAGGCCTGGGCGCGCGGCTAGCGCTCAAGCTGGGCGAGGCCGGCCAGGACGTGGTGCGCATCACCCCGGCCGCCGTCACCGCGAAGCACGACGAGCACCACTGGTCGCTCGCGCTGGGCGGCGAGGCCACGGTGCTGGAGGCGCTCACCGCGCAGGGCCGCGCCCCGGACCACGTGCTGCACCTGGGCACGCTGGGCCTGGGTGACGCGCACGGCGAGGCGGACTTCGAGTCCGCGCTGGGCAAGGGCTTCCTGGGCCTGTTGTCCCTGGCGCAGGCCCTGGGCCATCAGCCGGGCACGCGTCCCGTGTCGCTGGTCGCGGTGACGAACCGCATGCAGGCGCTCGGTGACGAGGCGCCCAACCCGGAGCTGGCCACGGTGCTGGGCCCGGTGCGCGTGATTCCCCAGGAGTACGGCCACCTGTCCGCGAAGGCCGTGGACGTGCGCCTGCCGAACTCCGGCAGCTGGCAGGAGACGGCGCTGGTGGAGGCCCTGCTGTCCGAGGCCGCCACGCCGTCCAAGCTGGAGACCGTCATCGCGTACCGGGGCGGGGCCCGCTGGGTGCAGCACTTCGAGCACGTGCCCGCGGACGCGCCGCGGGCCGCGCAATTGCCGCTGCGCGATGGGGGCGTGTACCTGCTCATCGGCGGCTTCGGCACGCTGGGCTTCTCCCACGCGAAGTCGCTGGCGAAGCGCGCGAAGGCGAAGCTGGTGCTCGCGGGCCGCACGGCGCTGCCGGAGCGCTCGCAGTGGGACGCACACCTGTCCGCGCATGGCGAGGACGACGCCGTCTCCCGCCGCATCCGTCAGGTGCGCGAACTGGAGGCGCTGGGCGCTCAGGTGCACACCGTCTCCGTGGACGCGGGCAACAAGGTCCAGGTGAAGGAGACCGTGGACGTGGCGCTGACGCACTTCGGCGCGCTGCACGGCGTGGTGTTCGCGGCGGGTGACGTGGGCCAGGCGCTCTTCCGCGCCATCCCGGACACCCGCCCCGAGGACGTACGCGACACCTTCCACGGCCGCGTGCGCGGGCTGTACGCGCTGGAGGAGGCGGTGCGCGGACGCGCGCTGGACTTCTGCGTGCTGTCGTCGTCGCTGGCGGCGGTGCTGGGCGGACTGGGCCTGGCGTCGTACTCGGCGGCCACGTCCTTCATGGACGCGTTCGCCACGAAGCAGGCGCAGACGTCGCCGGTGCCGTGGATGAGCGTGGGCTGGGACGCGTGGCAGTACGAGTCCCGCGCGGGCGGCGCGCAGAGCCCGTTCGGCGCGCTGGCCATCACGGCCGCCGAGGGCGAGGACGCCTTCGAGCAGCTCTTCCAGTTGGGCGCCGTCTCCCACGTGGCCGTGTCCACGAGCAACCTGCGCGCCCGCGCGCGCAAGTGGGCCCAGCCGGCCGCCTCGCAGGAGAAGGCGGAGGCGAAGCAGGACGTGGGTTCCTCCCTGGGCACCACGCCCCGGCCGGCGCTCCAGAACGCCTACGTGCCGCCTCGCGACGAGCTGGAGGAGAAGATCGCCCGCCTCTGGCAGACGACGCTGGGCATCGACCAGGTCGGCGTGCACGACAACTTCTTCGAGCTGGGTGGCAACTCGCTCGTCGGCGTGAAGCTGATTGCCCGCGTGCGCGAGCAGTTCGGCGTCGCGCTGCCGGCCGTCACCCTCTACGAAGGCCCCACCGTGGGGGCGCTGGCGAA